The following are encoded together in the Asticcacaulis sp. genome:
- the thrC gene encoding threonine synthase — MNYIGTRGFREPRTFAGALLDGLAPDGGLYVPETYPTPDFDLVAAAAGDYGLLTEKLLTLFGVDVLGADAVQKAAARTKAAFLNEAGQTPLVQVEDNLWILELWHGPTLAFKDMAMQMIAPLTDAALAQTGEKLTLVTATSGDTGAAAVRAFAGSEHVRLVVFHPLGRVSPVQRLQMTTVEADNVLNIGVEGDFDDCQRMVKRLLGEEELKQNGLISSVNSINWGRLLGQVPYYLAAAAASGADKPEFVVPTGNFGDAFAGWVGRKIGGNVGHIHAAVNRNDALAQAINTGHYVRHQAVETASVSMDVQAPSNFERLVFEASNRSAEGTKGVFDNFNATGNVHLSGDLQNALRAQVTASTISEEETAQTIKYAHDTWGKVICPHTAVAVAAALKRNDGQPIIALSTAHAAKFPEFVTKALGFAPEVPEAIQKLHGQRETIQSIRNDEFAALEAVKAFAHG; from the coding sequence ATGAACTATATAGGCACCCGTGGCTTCCGCGAACCCCGTACCTTCGCCGGCGCCCTGCTCGATGGCCTGGCGCCCGATGGCGGCCTCTATGTGCCCGAAACCTACCCGACACCTGATTTCGACCTCGTCGCCGCTGCCGCCGGCGATTACGGCCTGCTCACTGAAAAGCTGCTGACCCTGTTCGGTGTCGATGTGCTGGGCGCGGACGCCGTGCAAAAGGCCGCCGCCCGCACGAAAGCCGCCTTCCTCAATGAGGCCGGCCAGACCCCGCTGGTTCAGGTCGAGGACAATCTGTGGATCTTGGAGCTGTGGCATGGCCCGACGCTCGCCTTCAAGGATATGGCGATGCAGATGATCGCCCCCCTGACCGACGCCGCTTTGGCGCAGACTGGCGAAAAGCTGACCCTGGTGACCGCCACTTCCGGCGATACCGGCGCCGCCGCCGTGCGCGCCTTCGCCGGTTCGGAGCATGTCAGGCTGGTGGTCTTCCATCCGCTCGGCCGCGTGTCGCCGGTGCAGCGCCTGCAGATGACGACGGTCGAGGCTGATAACGTGCTGAATATCGGTGTCGAAGGTGATTTCGATGACTGCCAGCGCATGGTCAAGCGCCTGCTCGGCGAAGAAGAACTGAAGCAGAACGGCCTGATTTCAAGCGTAAATTCGATCAACTGGGGCCGTCTGCTCGGTCAGGTGCCCTATTATCTCGCCGCCGCCGCCGCTTCCGGCGCGGACAAGCCCGAATTCGTGGTCCCAACCGGTAATTTCGGCGATGCCTTCGCCGGTTGGGTCGGGCGCAAGATCGGCGGCAATGTCGGCCACATCCACGCCGCCGTAAACCGTAACGACGCCCTGGCCCAGGCCATCAATACCGGCCACTATGTCCGCCACCAGGCGGTCGAGACCGCATCGGTCAGCATGGACGTGCAGGCGCCGTCGAATTTCGAACGGCTCGTCTTCGAAGCGTCGAACCGTTCCGCCGAAGGCACAAAGGGTGTGTTCGATAACTTCAACGCCACCGGCAATGTGCATCTGTCCGGAGACCTGCAAAACGCCCTGCGCGCCCAGGTCACCGCCTCGACCATCAGCGAAGAAGAAACCGCGCAGACGATCAAATATGCCCACGACACATGGGGCAAGGTCATCTGCCCGCATACCGCTGTCGCCGTGGCCGCTGCCCTGAAGCGAAACGACGGCCAGCCGATCATCGCGCTCTCGACCGCCCATGCCGCCAAGTTCCCTGAGTTCGTCACCAAGGCGCTCGGCTTTGCGCCGGAGGTGCCGGAAGCCATCCAAAAGCTGCATGGCCAGCGTGAGACCATCCAGTCAATCCGCAATGATGAATTCGCGGCGCTGGAGGCGGTGAAGGCTTTCGCCCACGGTTGA
- a CDS encoding alpha/beta fold hydrolase → MADQTDQTWQGWLSHFTFGLTPAGLTEAYVAWLAHLALCPGRLAELALFPLTHLHDPFAEGPRDSRFRSDLWKQWPWRQYVQNFHLAQAFWDRATLDVPGLAPAHARSINFVAHQVLNILSPANFLPTNPEIQKAVRQSGGQNLVQGLIHFYEDWERRVTGQRPKGMDAFTPGRTVAVTPGQVVFRNDLIELIQYAPQTPDVHAAPVLILPAWIMKYYILDLSPHNSLVNWLVGQGHTVFMVSWKNPGSADRDKGMDDYVRDGALAALDAVSDIVPGQKINLAGYCLGGTLALILAAWLAVKRDDRLQSLSLFAAQGDFTEAGELSVFVTDSEVAYLKNMMRTQGYLDTRQMAGAFQMLRSSESLWSHIVRDYWLGRRAEMFDLLAWNADATRMPYRMHSEYLEQLFLQNAFVNGHFRVLGETVAPENITLPVFAVGTESDHVAPWRSVYKVHQFTAGDVTFALTNGGHNAGIVSEPGRTDRHYCLAEHKAGTPLQSAEDWRAGAPCHTGSWWTAWDDWLSRQDNAAKRPAPAAFGNARFQPLEAAPGLYVHQS, encoded by the coding sequence ATGGCTGATCAGACGGATCAGACATGGCAGGGCTGGCTGTCGCATTTCACCTTCGGCCTCACCCCGGCCGGGCTGACCGAAGCCTATGTCGCCTGGCTGGCCCATCTGGCCCTTTGTCCCGGCCGCCTGGCCGAACTGGCCCTGTTTCCGCTGACCCATCTTCATGATCCGTTTGCCGAGGGGCCGCGCGATTCCCGCTTCCGCTCCGATCTGTGGAAGCAGTGGCCGTGGCGGCAATATGTGCAGAATTTCCACCTGGCACAGGCCTTCTGGGACCGGGCGACGCTGGATGTTCCCGGCCTCGCGCCCGCCCATGCCCGCAGCATCAATTTTGTCGCGCATCAGGTGCTCAATATCCTGTCGCCGGCCAACTTCCTGCCGACCAATCCGGAGATCCAGAAGGCCGTCCGACAGTCCGGCGGACAAAACCTTGTGCAGGGTCTCATCCATTTCTACGAGGACTGGGAACGGCGTGTCACCGGCCAGCGTCCGAAGGGCATGGACGCCTTCACCCCCGGCCGGACCGTGGCGGTTACGCCAGGCCAGGTCGTGTTTCGCAACGACCTGATCGAACTGATCCAGTATGCGCCGCAGACTCCGGATGTCCATGCCGCACCGGTCCTGATCCTGCCGGCCTGGATCATGAAATACTATATCCTCGACCTGTCGCCGCACAATTCACTCGTCAACTGGCTGGTCGGTCAGGGCCACACGGTCTTCATGGTGTCATGGAAGAACCCCGGCAGCGCCGACCGCGACAAGGGCATGGACGACTATGTGCGCGACGGTGCCCTGGCCGCGCTCGATGCCGTGTCCGACATCGTGCCGGGCCAGAAGATCAACCTGGCGGGCTATTGCCTGGGCGGCACCCTGGCGCTGATCCTCGCCGCCTGGCTGGCGGTGAAGCGGGATGACCGGCTGCAAAGCCTGTCGCTTTTCGCCGCCCAGGGCGATTTCACCGAGGCTGGCGAGCTCAGCGTGTTCGTCACCGATTCCGAAGTCGCCTACCTCAAGAACATGATGCGCACCCAGGGCTATCTCGATACGCGCCAGATGGCCGGCGCCTTCCAGATGCTGCGCTCCAGCGAAAGCCTGTGGTCGCACATTGTCCGCGATTACTGGCTGGGCCGGCGGGCGGAGATGTTCGACCTCCTGGCCTGGAACGCCGACGCCACGCGGATGCCCTACCGGATGCACAGCGAATATCTGGAGCAGCTTTTCCTGCAAAATGCCTTCGTCAACGGCCATTTCCGGGTGCTGGGCGAAACCGTGGCGCCCGAAAACATCACCCTGCCGGTCTTTGCGGTCGGCACCGAAAGCGACCACGTCGCCCCGTGGCGCTCGGTCTACAAGGTCCACCAGTTCACGGCGGGCGACGTCACCTTCGCCCTGACCAATGGCGGGCACAATGCCGGCATTGTCAGCGAACCCGGCCGTACCGACCGCCATTATTGCCTCGCCGAGCACAAGGCGGGCACGCCGTTGCAATCCGCCGAGGACTGGCGGGCCGGCGCGCCGTGCCACACGGGCTCCTGGTGGACCGCCTGGGACGACTGGCTCTCCCGGCAGGACAACGCGGCAAAACGGCCGGCGCCGGCAGCCTTCGGCAATGCCCGCTTTCAGCCCCTCGAAGCCGCGCCCGGCCTCTATGTCCATCAGTCCTGA
- a CDS encoding GcrA cell cycle regulator, translating into MSWTDERVETLKKLWQEGHSASQIAKQLGGVTRNAVIGKVHRLGLSGRAAPSQPTRPLYKPARPPRPAASAASHAERPAAQAPVRRSEPVLARPVISQPVTPYVEEPGTATVLTLGAKMCKWPIGDPSSDSFSFCGRRSDEGTPYCVEHGRVAYQPSQKAKKRDSGADLSRNLRRYL; encoded by the coding sequence ATGAGCTGGACCGACGAACGCGTTGAGACCCTGAAAAAGCTCTGGCAGGAAGGCCATTCCGCCAGTCAGATCGCCAAGCAGCTTGGCGGCGTCACGCGCAATGCCGTCATCGGCAAGGTGCATCGCCTCGGCCTCTCCGGCCGCGCCGCGCCCTCGCAGCCGACGCGTCCGCTGTATAAACCCGCGCGTCCGCCGCGTCCTGCGGCCTCGGCCGCTTCACATGCCGAACGTCCTGCCGCACAGGCGCCCGTCCGTCGCAGCGAGCCGGTCCTGGCCCGCCCGGTGATCAGCCAGCCCGTCACGCCCTATGTCGAAGAACCCGGCACCGCCACAGTCCTGACGCTCGGCGCCAAGATGTGCAAGTGGCCGATCGGCGACCCGTCCTCGGACAGCTTCTCTTTCTGCGGCCGCCGTTCGGATGAAGGCACGCCCTATTGCGTCGAGCACGGCCGCGTCGCCTATCAGCCGTCGCAAAAGGCCAAGAAGCGCGACAGCGGCGCGGATCTGTCCCGCAATCTCCGCCGTTATCTGTAA
- the thrB gene encoding homoserine kinase translates to MAVFTPVSLEDARAYLSAYDIGELIHLEGIEEGVSNTNFKVETTSGLYALTLFEAATPEDSLPWFMDYTLYLDRKGYPAPGPALKRDGQSLGRINGKPCALIKWLPGRWPRNPDTRHAASAGEYLAKLHLMGGDFPQVRANSMGLAAWPGLIERCEPRAVTSPRAQEILADFREELAFLRGVWPTDLPKGAIHADYFTDNVLMNDDGIVTGVIDYYYACTDFYAYDLAVALNAWGFTPGGQPQPQMISAFIKGYNETRQLSEAEINALPLFARGSAVRFTLTRLYDLLNHDPSWVVKPKDPEAFYRRLDYHRGIKTGHTYF, encoded by the coding sequence ATGGCCGTTTTTACCCCCGTATCTCTGGAGGACGCCCGTGCCTATCTCAGCGCCTATGATATAGGCGAACTGATCCATCTCGAAGGTATCGAGGAGGGGGTTTCCAACACCAATTTCAAGGTGGAGACGACGTCGGGCCTCTATGCGCTGACGCTGTTCGAGGCCGCCACGCCGGAAGACTCGCTGCCTTGGTTCATGGACTATACGCTTTATCTCGACCGCAAGGGTTATCCGGCGCCGGGGCCGGCGCTGAAGCGCGACGGGCAATCGCTCGGGCGGATCAATGGCAAGCCCTGTGCCCTGATCAAGTGGCTGCCGGGCCGCTGGCCGCGCAATCCCGATACCCGTCATGCCGCCTCGGCCGGGGAGTATCTGGCGAAGCTGCATCTGATGGGCGGCGATTTTCCGCAAGTGCGCGCCAATTCGATGGGGCTGGCCGCCTGGCCTGGCCTGATCGAACGCTGCGAACCGCGCGCCGTCACCTCTCCGCGCGCCCAGGAGATACTGGCGGATTTCCGTGAGGAACTGGCTTTCCTTCGGGGCGTTTGGCCTACTGATCTCCCCAAAGGCGCCATCCATGCCGACTATTTCACCGACAATGTGCTGATGAATGACGACGGCATCGTCACCGGCGTGATCGACTACTATTACGCCTGCACGGACTTTTATGCCTATGACCTGGCGGTGGCGCTCAATGCCTGGGGCTTCACGCCGGGCGGCCAGCCGCAGCCGCAGATGATTTCGGCCTTTATCAAGGGCTATAACGAGACGCGGCAGCTTTCCGAAGCCGAAATCAACGCCCTGCCTCTGTTTGCCCGTGGCTCGGCGGTACGTTTTACCCTGACGCGGCTCTATGACCTGCTGAACCACGATCCGTCATGGGTGGTAAAGCCGAAAGACCCCGAAGCCTTTTACCGCAGGCTCGATTATCATCGCGGCATCAAGACCGGGCATACGTATTTTTAG
- a CDS encoding NAD(P)-dependent alcohol dehydrogenase codes for MFRCEAYAAPAADKPLSPLTIERRDPTPEDVVIDILYCGVCHSDLHMARNEWHFTTYPVVVGHEIVGRVSKIGADVTKFKVGDLVGVGCMVDSCRTCPNCREGLEQYCDVGNIQTYGGIEPQTGKPTAGGYSKSITVYEGFVLKVSEKLDLAATAPLLCAGITTWSPLRHWKVGPGMKVGIVGLGGLGHMGVKFARALGAHVVLFTTSPSKVEDGKRLGAHEVVISKNEDEMAAHAQSFDFILDCVSADHDINAYLNLLKRDATLCLVGAPENPQAIAAFPLLMKRRRFAGSGIGGIAETQEMLDFCAEHGITSDVEVIDIKDINTAYERMLKQDVRYRFTIDMATLGEPAL; via the coding sequence ATGTTTCGTTGCGAAGCCTATGCCGCGCCCGCGGCCGACAAACCTCTTAGCCCACTGACCATCGAGCGCCGCGACCCGACGCCGGAAGATGTGGTCATCGATATTCTTTATTGCGGTGTCTGCCATTCCGACCTGCACATGGCGCGCAACGAATGGCATTTCACGACCTATCCGGTGGTTGTCGGCCATGAAATTGTAGGACGCGTGTCGAAGATCGGCGCGGATGTGACCAAATTCAAGGTCGGCGATCTGGTCGGCGTCGGCTGCATGGTCGATTCCTGCCGGACCTGTCCGAACTGCCGGGAAGGTCTGGAGCAATATTGCGATGTCGGCAATATTCAGACCTATGGCGGCATCGAGCCGCAGACCGGCAAGCCGACCGCCGGCGGCTATTCCAAGTCAATCACCGTCTATGAAGGCTTTGTGTTGAAGGTCTCGGAAAAGCTGGACCTGGCGGCGACTGCGCCGCTGCTCTGCGCGGGCATTACCACCTGGTCGCCATTGCGGCACTGGAAGGTCGGGCCCGGCATGAAGGTGGGCATTGTCGGCCTCGGCGGCCTCGGCCATATGGGTGTGAAGTTCGCCCGCGCCCTGGGGGCGCATGTCGTGCTCTTCACCACCTCACCGTCCAAGGTGGAAGACGGCAAGCGGCTGGGCGCCCATGAGGTTGTCATCTCGAAGAATGAAGACGAAATGGCGGCGCACGCGCAGTCATTCGATTTCATCCTCGATTGCGTCTCCGCCGATCACGACATCAATGCCTATCTCAATCTGCTCAAGCGTGACGCCACGCTTTGCCTCGTTGGCGCGCCGGAAAATCCGCAGGCCATCGCTGCCTTCCCGCTGCTGATGAAACGCCGCCGCTTCGCCGGCTCAGGCATTGGCGGCATCGCCGAGACCCAGGAAATGCTGGATTTCTGCGCCGAGCATGGCATTACCTCGGATGTCGAGGTCATCGACATCAAGGATATCAACACCGCCTATGAGCGGATGCTGAAACAGGATGTCCGCTATCGCTTCACCATCGACATGGCGACCCTGGGCGAGCCCGCCTTGTAA
- a CDS encoding NAD(P)/FAD-dependent oxidoreductase produces MTEANPLHHIDALDAGGTWTTDVVVIGAGPVGLFSVFELGLLDIKCHLIDILDKVGGQCAELYPEKPIYDIPAWPIISGDDLTKRLLEQIHPFSAKYHLGEMAVGVRKIEEGEHEGLWEVITDQKTVVYAKSIVIAAGGGSFQPKKPPIPGIDGFENLGAGKGVHYAVRKMDTFRDKEIVISGGGDSALDWVLNLQPIAKRVTLIHRRDDFRAAPHSVAKMRELVAAGEMDLIIAQATALKGETGHFLESVAIEDANGVESHITADAFLPFFGLTMKLGPVAEFGLNLHENLIPVDTEKFETSTKGIFAIGDINHYPGKLKLILSGFHEAALMAQQAFRYVYPDKKLRFQYTTSSSELQKKMGVK; encoded by the coding sequence ATGACCGAAGCCAATCCGCTTCATCACATCGATGCGCTGGACGCCGGCGGCACCTGGACCACGGATGTGGTCGTTATCGGCGCCGGCCCGGTTGGCCTGTTCAGTGTCTTCGAACTCGGTCTGCTCGATATCAAGTGTCACCTGATCGACATTCTCGACAAGGTCGGCGGCCAGTGCGCCGAACTCTATCCGGAAAAGCCGATCTATGACATTCCGGCCTGGCCGATCATCTCTGGCGATGACCTGACCAAGCGCCTGCTGGAGCAGATTCATCCGTTCAGCGCCAAGTACCACCTCGGTGAAATGGCCGTCGGCGTGCGCAAGATCGAGGAAGGCGAGCATGAGGGCCTGTGGGAGGTGATCACCGACCAGAAGACCGTGGTTTACGCCAAGTCGATCGTGATTGCGGCCGGCGGCGGGTCGTTCCAGCCCAAGAAACCACCGATCCCCGGTATCGACGGCTTTGAAAACCTCGGTGCCGGCAAGGGCGTCCACTATGCCGTGCGCAAGATGGACACCTTCCGTGACAAGGAAATCGTTATTTCCGGCGGCGGCGATTCCGCGCTCGACTGGGTGCTGAATCTGCAACCGATCGCCAAGCGCGTGACGCTCATCCACCGCCGCGACGACTTCCGCGCCGCGCCCCACTCGGTCGCCAAGATGCGGGAACTGGTGGCCGCCGGAGAAATGGACCTGATCATCGCCCAGGCCACGGCGCTCAAGGGCGAGACCGGCCACTTCCTCGAATCGGTCGCCATCGAGGACGCGAACGGCGTGGAATCGCATATCACGGCAGATGCCTTCCTGCCCTTCTTCGGCCTGACCATGAAGCTGGGGCCGGTGGCCGAGTTCGGCCTGAACCTGCATGAGAACCTGATTCCGGTCGATACGGAGAAGTTCGAGACCTCGACCAAGGGCATCTTCGCCATTGGCGACATCAACCACTATCCGGGCAAGCTGAAGCTGATCCTGTCGGGCTTCCACGAGGCGGCTTTGATGGCGCAGCAGGCCTTCCGCTATGTCTATCCGGACAAGAAGCTGCGCTTCCAGTACACGACGTCGTCGTCGGAGTTGCAGAAAAAGATGGGCGTGAAATAG
- a CDS encoding helix-turn-helix domain-containing protein yields MPKPSRATPHIVDVAVGANIRQRRRALKISQEALAEAIAVTFQQVQKYERGANRVSASCLFDICRVLRCHPADLMPPPDWYRDEKAAKWMTDARALHVLHPRLFETLIALPEENLRLLVAGLQALTAEPPAKEMRARETPGTETHNRELIA; encoded by the coding sequence ATGCCCAAACCCAGCCGGGCCACGCCGCATATTGTCGATGTCGCGGTAGGGGCCAATATCCGCCAGCGCCGCCGGGCGCTTAAAATTTCACAGGAAGCGCTCGCCGAGGCGATCGCCGTCACCTTCCAGCAGGTGCAGAAATATGAACGCGGCGCCAACCGGGTCAGCGCGTCATGCCTGTTTGATATCTGCCGGGTGCTCAGGTGCCATCCGGCGGACCTGATGCCGCCGCCGGACTGGTATCGGGACGAAAAGGCCGCGAAATGGATGACCGACGCCCGTGCGCTGCATGTGCTGCATCCGCGCCTTTTCGAGACGCTGATAGCCCTGCCGGAGGAAAACCTGCGCCTGCTGGTCGCCGGCCTTCAGGCCCTGACGGCAGAACCGCCGGCTAAAGAGATGCGGGCCAGGGAAACGCCAGGCACCGAGACGCACAACCGCGAGCTTATTGCCTGA
- a CDS encoding helix-turn-helix domain-containing protein — MRRHTAKDPAFAAAMRLLRQRAGKSLAELQADVGVSAQAMSRWENAAAAWPEERVAVYLRAVGASEADLDRELYSVSEDPFAVRFQRHTAWWQGFPAELESHIVSDESMAPWCEPGEKVFFQRGRPPKRLEGCFIEMRDGTRQVRLYERERDGFLYFRRVNPESTEQVLHSQVAGLHRIVLRGD; from the coding sequence ATGAGACGACACACTGCCAAAGACCCCGCCTTCGCCGCCGCCATGAGGCTTCTGCGCCAGCGCGCCGGTAAATCACTGGCCGAACTGCAGGCCGATGTCGGCGTTTCCGCCCAGGCCATGAGCCGGTGGGAAAATGCCGCGGCCGCCTGGCCGGAGGAGCGGGTGGCGGTCTATCTGCGGGCGGTCGGCGCCAGCGAGGCCGATCTCGACCGCGAACTCTATTCCGTTTCCGAAGACCCGTTCGCGGTGCGTTTTCAGCGCCATACGGCATGGTGGCAAGGCTTTCCGGCCGAACTGGAGAGCCATATCGTCTCCGATGAAAGCATGGCGCCGTGGTGCGAACCGGGCGAAAAGGTCTTCTTCCAGCGCGGCCGGCCACCCAAACGCCTGGAGGGCTGTTTTATCGAAATGAGAGACGGCACCCGCCAGGTCCGGCTCTATGAACGCGAACGCGACGGCTTTCTTTATTTCAGGCGGGTCAATCCCGAAAGCACGGAGCAGGTGCTGCATTCCCAGGTGGCAGGACTTCACCGCATTGTTTTGCGCGGTGATTGA
- the proB gene encoding glutamate 5-kinase yields MSPDVIKSLPDVLLSAKRITIKVGSALIVDAASGVADAPWMRGLAQDIAALMAEGKSVLLVSSGAGALGRRYLGLTRKKLKLDEKQAAAAAGQPRLMSAWEEAFQTVGLKTAQVLLTREDTEKRRRWLNARATIDTLFDLGCVPIVNENDTVVTEEIRYGDNDRLAARAAQLVRSEALVLLSDIDGLYTDDPRRNAAAEHIPLVEKLDAGIEAMAGGANAQAGVGTGGMATKIAAAKIAGSAGCATLIASGLVVRPLANLTKFTLIKPQASLGAAYKAWIAGTVVPAGKLMLDDGAVRALHNGKSLLPSGIVEVAGQFDKGDSVSIVSPAGTEVARGIVTYSAEAIRLIRGRGSRDIEAILGYTSGDEVIHRDDMALV; encoded by the coding sequence ATGTCACCCGACGTCATTAAATCGCTGCCCGATGTCCTGCTATCGGCGAAGCGCATCACCATCAAGGTCGGCTCGGCCCTGATCGTCGATGCCGCCTCAGGCGTGGCCGATGCGCCGTGGATGCGCGGCTTGGCGCAGGATATCGCGGCGCTGATGGCTGAGGGCAAGTCGGTCCTGCTGGTGTCTTCGGGCGCAGGCGCCTTGGGTCGCCGTTATCTCGGCCTGACGCGCAAGAAGCTGAAGCTCGATGAGAAACAGGCCGCCGCCGCCGCCGGCCAGCCGCGTCTGATGAGCGCCTGGGAGGAAGCCTTTCAGACAGTGGGGCTGAAAACCGCGCAGGTTTTGCTGACGCGCGAGGATACCGAAAAACGCCGCCGCTGGCTAAATGCCCGCGCCACCATCGATACCCTGTTTGATCTGGGCTGCGTGCCCATCGTCAATGAAAACGATACGGTGGTGACCGAGGAAATCCGCTATGGCGACAATGACCGCCTGGCCGCGCGGGCGGCACAACTGGTGCGCTCGGAGGCGTTGGTCCTGCTGTCGGATATAGATGGTCTGTATACGGACGATCCGCGCCGCAATGCCGCGGCCGAACACATTCCGCTGGTCGAAAAGCTCGATGCCGGCATCGAGGCCATGGCCGGTGGCGCCAATGCGCAGGCGGGCGTCGGCACGGGCGGCATGGCCACCAAGATCGCCGCCGCCAAGATCGCCGGTTCGGCTGGCTGCGCCACGCTGATTGCCTCCGGCCTGGTGGTGCGCCCCTTGGCCAATCTTACCAAATTCACCCTGATCAAGCCGCAGGCCAGCTTGGGCGCGGCCTACAAGGCGTGGATTGCGGGAACGGTGGTGCCCGCCGGCAAATTGATGCTCGATGACGGCGCCGTGCGGGCGCTGCATAATGGCAAAAGCCTGCTGCCGTCAGGGATTGTCGAGGTCGCCGGCCAGTTTGATAAGGGCGACAGCGTATCGATTGTCTCGCCGGCGGGCACGGAAGTGGCGCGGGGGATAGTCACCTATTCCGCCGAAGCGATCCGCTTGATCCGAGGTCGGGGCAGCCGCGACATTGAAGCGATTTTAGGCTATACGTCAGGGGATGAAGTCATCCATCGGGATGATATGGCGCTGGTGTGA
- a CDS encoding cysteine synthase A encodes MAKTVSSVVDLIGNTPLIRLKAASDATGCDIYGKAEFLNPGQSIKDRAALWIIRAAEADGSLKPGGTIVEGTAGNTGIGLALVANALGYKTKIVIPRTQAQEKKDAIRAFGAELIEVDALPYANPGNYVRYSGTLAQELREAGESVIWANQFDNVANRRAHIEGTGPEIWAQTNGKIDAFICAVGSGGTLGGLSLYLKDKNPNIQIGLADPFGAALYSYYTTGELKSEGTSISEGIGQGRITANLEGITVDRSYQVSDAEWLSVLYDLIQNEGLCLGTSAALNIVGAMKMAKDLGHGKTIVTVLCDYGNRYASKIFNPPFLREKGLPVPPWMAD; translated from the coding sequence ATGGCCAAAACCGTTTCCTCTGTCGTCGATCTGATCGGCAACACGCCCCTCATTCGCCTGAAAGCGGCCTCTGACGCGACCGGCTGCGATATTTACGGCAAGGCGGAGTTCCTCAATCCCGGCCAGTCGATCAAGGATCGCGCCGCCCTGTGGATTATCCGCGCCGCCGAAGCCGATGGCTCGCTGAAACCCGGCGGCACTATTGTGGAAGGCACGGCCGGAAATACCGGCATCGGCTTGGCGCTGGTCGCCAATGCGCTGGGTTACAAGACCAAAATCGTTATTCCGCGCACCCAGGCGCAGGAAAAGAAGGACGCCATCCGCGCTTTTGGCGCCGAACTGATCGAGGTCGATGCCCTGCCCTATGCCAATCCCGGCAACTATGTCCGCTATTCCGGCACCCTGGCGCAGGAATTGCGTGAGGCCGGCGAAAGCGTTATCTGGGCCAACCAGTTTGACAATGTCGCCAACCGCCGCGCCCATATCGAAGGCACTGGCCCGGAAATCTGGGCGCAGACCAATGGCAAGATCGACGCGTTCATTTGCGCCGTCGGCTCGGGTGGCACACTGGGTGGTTTGAGCCTCTACCTGAAAGACAAGAACCCGAACATCCAGATCGGCCTGGCCGATCCGTTTGGCGCCGCACTCTATAGCTATTACACCACCGGCGAGCTGAAATCCGAAGGCACGTCGATTTCGGAAGGTATCGGCCAGGGCCGCATCACCGCCAATCTCGAAGGCATCACCGTCGATCGTTCCTATCAGGTTTCCGATGCCGAATGGCTGTCCGTGCTTTACGATCTGATCCAGAACGAGGGCCTGTGCCTGGGCACCTCCGCCGCGCTCAATATCGTCGGCGCTATGAAGATGGCGAAAGACCTTGGCCACGGCAAGACGATCGTCACCGTACTGTGCGATTACGGCAACCGCTACGCCTCGAAGATCTTCAATCCGCCCTTCCTGCGTGAAAAGGGCCTGCCGGTTCCGCCGTGGATGGCCGACTGA
- a CDS encoding helix-turn-helix domain-containing protein has product MVGDIGRKGPHIIDVAVGDNIRRRRRSLGISQEALAAAVNVTFQQIQKYERGANRVSASRLYEISRVLACDAGDLMPRGEWRAPGPGQDWLQDAQALHGRHPRLFAQLMTWPEDRLRLLLVTLQALHPQDV; this is encoded by the coding sequence ATTGTGGGCGATATCGGGCGCAAGGGGCCGCATATCATTGATGTGGCGGTCGGCGACAATATTCGCCGGCGACGGCGCAGCTTGGGTATTTCACAGGAAGCGCTGGCGGCCGCCGTGAATGTGACCTTCCAGCAAATCCAGAAGTACGAACGCGGCGCCAACCGGGTCAGCGCCTCGCGCCTCTACGAAATCAGCCGTGTGCTGGCGTGTGACGCCGGCGACCTGATGCCGCGCGGCGAGTGGCGTGCGCCGGGGCCAGGCCAGGATTGGCTTCAGGATGCACAGGCCCTGCACGGCCGCCATCCGCGCCTGTTTGCACAGTTGATGACATGGCCGGAAGATCGCCTGCGCCTGCTGCTCGTTACCCTGCAGGCACTTCATCCGCAAGATGTGTGA